One window of Microcoleus sp. FACHB-831 genomic DNA carries:
- a CDS encoding type II toxin-antitoxin system RelE/ParE family toxin, which translates to MPAQPRDIQRYVKPDGRVPFDEWLDSLHNVKAQTNINKRLDRVSLGNLGDYRSVGEGVSELRIDYGPGYRIYFGQIGLTIVLLLCGGDKSTQEQDIRRAKEYWTDYRSQDNA; encoded by the coding sequence ATGCCAGCACAACCAAGGGATATTCAGCGTTACGTTAAGCCAGATGGCAGAGTTCCTTTCGATGAGTGGTTAGATTCTCTCCATAATGTCAAAGCCCAAACTAATATTAATAAAAGACTTGACCGAGTTAGTCTGGGTAATCTAGGAGATTATCGCTCCGTTGGAGAAGGAGTATCTGAACTTAGAATTGACTATGGCCCTGGCTACAGGATCTACTTTGGACAAATAGGCTTAACAATTGTGCTGCTTCTTTGTGGCGGAGATAAAAGCACTCAAGAGCAAGACATTCGCAGAGCTAAGGAATACTGGACAGATTACAGGAGTCAAGACAATGCCTAA
- the trpA gene encoding tryptophan synthase subunit alpha, producing MTSIQECFKSLRDRKQCALIPFITAGDPDLQTTEAALKLLDRSGADIIELGVPYSDPLADGPTIQAAATRALQRGTRLDQVLEMVSGVVAEVRSPIILFTYYNPILNLGIETFLKKISASGVRGLVVPDVPLEEAEALLQPAKEIGIEVTLLVAPTSPKERIEAIARQSQGFIYLVSVTGVTGMRSGLEDRVQDILGQMRQITDKPIGIGFGISEPAHARQVKDWGADAVIVGSAFVKRLADGTPEQGLKAIAEFCQSLKAAISD from the coding sequence ATGACTTCAATTCAAGAGTGCTTTAAGTCTCTGCGCGATCGCAAACAGTGTGCCCTGATTCCCTTCATCACCGCTGGCGATCCAGATTTGCAGACAACTGAAGCAGCTTTAAAGCTATTAGACCGCAGCGGTGCAGATATAATCGAGCTGGGCGTCCCCTACTCAGATCCCCTTGCAGATGGCCCCACAATTCAAGCGGCGGCAACCAGGGCTTTGCAACGAGGAACCCGTCTAGATCAAGTGTTAGAAATGGTTTCGGGCGTCGTTGCTGAAGTGCGATCGCCTATTATCCTCTTCACTTACTACAACCCCATCCTCAATCTGGGCATCGAAACATTCTTAAAGAAAATTTCTGCATCAGGCGTGCGCGGCTTAGTCGTACCTGACGTACCCCTCGAAGAAGCCGAAGCATTGCTGCAACCAGCTAAAGAAATTGGCATTGAGGTGACGTTGTTGGTAGCGCCCACAAGTCCTAAAGAACGCATAGAAGCGATCGCCCGTCAGTCTCAAGGCTTCATTTACCTCGTCAGCGTCACCGGAGTTACTGGAATGCGCTCCGGACTAGAAGACCGAGTGCAAGATATACTCGGCCAGATGCGACAAATCACCGATAAACCCATCGGCATCGGCTTTGGCATATCCGAACCAGCACACGCCCGCCAGGTAAAAGATTGGGGCGCAGATGCAGTAATTGTCGGTAGCGCCTTTGTCAAACGCTTGGCTGACGGGACGCCAGAACAGGGATTAAAAGCGATCGCAGAGTTTTGTCAAAGTCTCAAAGCAGCAATTAGCGATTAG
- a CDS encoding aldo/keto reductase has protein sequence MKNRKLGSQGLSVSELGLGCMGMSEFYGAGDEAESIATIHRAIELGVNFFDTADMYGIGANEQLVGKTIKDRRDRVVIATKFGIQRGEDKGFRGINGSPEYLRQACDASLQRLGIEYIDLYYQHRVDPNVPIEETVGAMAELVKQGKVRYLGLSEAAPATIRRAHSVHPITALQTEYSLWSRDPEEEILPTVRELGIGFVPYSPLGRGFLSGTITSPDDLAPDDFRRHSPRFQGENFYKNIEVVERVKEIAAEKGATPGQLALAWLLAQGEEIVPIPGTKRRVYLEENVGAVEITLSKEELQRIDEVAPKGVALGNRYPDMSSVNR, from the coding sequence ATGAAAAATCGGAAACTCGGAAGCCAAGGATTGAGCGTGTCGGAACTAGGACTGGGATGTATGGGTATGTCCGAGTTCTACGGCGCGGGTGATGAGGCGGAGTCGATTGCTACCATTCATCGCGCTATAGAGCTGGGTGTTAATTTCTTTGATACCGCCGATATGTATGGAATTGGGGCGAACGAACAGTTAGTTGGCAAGACTATAAAAGACAGACGCGATCGCGTCGTTATTGCGACAAAGTTCGGCATCCAACGCGGCGAAGATAAAGGTTTTCGCGGTATAAATGGCAGTCCTGAATATCTGCGTCAGGCGTGCGATGCATCGTTGCAACGGTTGGGAATTGAATACATTGACCTTTATTACCAACACCGCGTCGATCCCAACGTGCCGATAGAGGAGACAGTTGGTGCAATGGCAGAGTTGGTAAAGCAGGGTAAAGTCCGCTACCTTGGTCTTTCTGAAGCAGCTCCCGCTACAATTCGCCGCGCCCATTCCGTACACCCGATTACGGCTTTGCAGACAGAATATTCGCTGTGGAGTCGAGATCCCGAAGAGGAGATTTTACCGACTGTCCGGGAGTTGGGTATTGGCTTTGTGCCTTACAGCCCGCTAGGACGGGGGTTTCTTTCGGGGACGATTACCAGTCCAGACGATCTTGCTCCCGACGACTTCAGAAGACATTCGCCCAGATTCCAAGGCGAGAACTTTTACAAAAATATTGAAGTGGTGGAGCGCGTTAAGGAAATTGCTGCTGAAAAGGGTGCGACGCCGGGACAATTAGCGCTGGCGTGGTTGCTCGCGCAGGGAGAGGAAATCGTGCCGATTCCTGGAACCAAGCGCCGCGTCTACCTTGAGGAGAATGTTGGCGCAGTGGAGATAACGTTGAGTAAAGAAGAACTTCAGCGCATAGATGAGGTAGCGCCCAAGGGTGTTGCTCTTGGCAATCGCTACCCAGATATGAGCAGTGTAAATCGGTAG
- a CDS encoding DinB family protein, whose translation MLIPHFQMLARYNTLANSRLYEVCARLSDAERKRVRPAFFKSIHGTLNHIMVGDRIWLTRFERREIPSTGLDAILYEDFDELRAARTSEDERIESFASGLNEGFLGGSIQYRNNQGKIYTDPVDLLVAHFFNHQTHHRGQIHDMLTQTEIAPPVLDMHRVIRP comes from the coding sequence ATGCTCATCCCGCACTTTCAGATGCTGGCGCGATACAACACTTTGGCAAATAGCAGGCTATATGAAGTATGCGCTCGGCTTTCCGATGCAGAACGCAAGCGCGTTAGACCAGCCTTTTTCAAAAGTATTCACGGAACGCTTAATCACATTATGGTAGGCGATCGCATCTGGCTGACGCGGTTTGAGAGGAGAGAAATACCATCGACAGGACTCGACGCGATCCTCTATGAAGATTTTGACGAGCTTCGTGCAGCTCGGACATCAGAAGATGAGCGTATCGAAAGCTTTGCATCTGGTTTAAACGAAGGATTCTTGGGGGGTTCGATTCAGTACCGCAATAACCAAGGGAAAATTTATACCGATCCGGTTGACTTGTTAGTAGCGCACTTTTTTAATCACCAGACGCACCACCGGGGGCAAATTCACGACATGCTAACCCAAACGGAAATTGCCCCGCCAGTTTTGGATATGCATCGGGTTATTCGACCATAG
- a CDS encoding glyoxalase-like domain protein, which produces MPLDSLLSTQGIMVMLLAAYAGAMWMFLTSAPKVHTIMVSDLEAARQLYEGLLDLPVAEVPLHYYYNYEQTLGATAIDPLYLSPTMGGTVTKSFNGTDGLWYQLKKNTQLHVISGASLGTRNRQRHVCFDHDCLEMVLLRVQMRGVKHKIRRDKPLNFLVKDLEGRVIEMAEVSN; this is translated from the coding sequence ATGCCTCTAGATAGCCTCTTGTCCACTCAAGGCATCATGGTGATGCTTTTAGCCGCATATGCGGGTGCTATGTGGATGTTCCTAACCAGCGCACCCAAAGTCCATACCATCATGGTGTCCGATTTAGAAGCAGCGCGCCAGCTGTATGAAGGCTTGCTAGATTTGCCAGTGGCGGAAGTACCCCTGCACTACTACTACAACTACGAGCAAACTCTAGGTGCCACCGCCATCGATCCGCTATACCTATCACCTACCATGGGCGGTACTGTTACCAAATCTTTCAACGGTACGGATGGACTGTGGTATCAACTTAAGAAGAATACCCAACTGCACGTAATTTCGGGAGCGAGTTTGGGCACGCGAAATCGACAGCGCCATGTTTGCTTTGACCACGACTGTCTAGAAATGGTACTGCTGCGGGTGCAGATGCGGGGCGTCAAACACAAAATTCGTCGGGACAAGCCACTGAATTTTTTGGTAAAGGATCTCGAAGGCCGAGTTATTGAAATGGCCGAAGTATCAAATTAG
- a CDS encoding serine/threonine-protein kinase, producing MAWAKGHKLQQGKYIIEKRLGSGGFGTTYQAKDKRGNWVAIKTLNDWLLDSAWPKYQQDFLNEAMRLAKLTHPHIVRIDEVIQDGEVWCIVMEYVDGQDLGHRVWNKGALPESEALRYIYQIGDALEMVHQNGLLHRDIKPINIMLRASKSEAVLIDFGIAREFTPNLTQTHSQFLSEGFAPIEQYDWRAKRGAYTDVYALAATLYSLLTKEIPAPAPVRAFWGTLEAPKQLNPDISDRVNQAILKGMALKPEHRPQSVREWLALLPPLMNTLAADNYSKLRELLAAGKWQEADKETGRLMLKVAGREGWLRVEDIESLPLQDLRTIDLLWGEHSKGRFGLIPQKRIWEQIGGTKKADWDAWCRFGEQVGWRVNGTWLSYSSLKFSDKAPEGQFPSLLVSDSFALRHQESVAALLSRKDW from the coding sequence ATGGCTTGGGCAAAAGGTCACAAGTTACAACAAGGCAAGTACATCATCGAGAAAAGGCTGGGTAGCGGTGGATTTGGCACCACCTACCAAGCCAAAGACAAACGCGGTAATTGGGTAGCGATCAAAACTCTCAACGACTGGTTGCTAGATTCAGCATGGCCGAAATATCAGCAAGATTTTTTGAACGAAGCGATGCGGCTAGCAAAATTGACTCATCCTCATATCGTGCGGATTGATGAAGTAATCCAAGATGGTGAAGTCTGGTGCATAGTGATGGAATATGTAGATGGGCAAGATTTAGGCCATCGGGTTTGGAATAAAGGTGCTTTGCCAGAGTCGGAAGCACTGCGCTACATTTACCAGATTGGCGATGCGCTGGAGATGGTACATCAAAATGGCTTGTTGCACCGAGATATAAAGCCGATCAATATTATGCTTAGAGCTAGTAAATCGGAAGCCGTGTTGATTGATTTTGGGATTGCACGGGAGTTTACTCCGAATTTAACTCAGACTCATTCGCAATTTTTATCGGAAGGATTTGCGCCGATTGAACAGTATGATTGGCGAGCCAAACGGGGTGCTTACACCGATGTTTATGCTTTAGCCGCAACGCTGTATTCATTGTTAACTAAAGAAATACCAGCGCCTGCACCAGTAAGGGCTTTTTGGGGAACGCTGGAAGCACCAAAGCAGCTAAATCCAGATATTAGCGATCGCGTCAATCAAGCCATACTTAAAGGTATGGCATTAAAGCCAGAACATCGCCCCCAATCTGTACGCGAGTGGCTGGCATTATTGCCACCTTTAATGAATACTCTTGCTGCTGATAATTACAGCAAACTGCGGGAACTATTAGCCGCCGGGAAATGGCAAGAAGCAGATAAAGAAACTGGGCGACTGATGCTTAAAGTAGCAGGACGAGAAGGCTGGCTGAGAGTAGAAGATATCGAAAGTTTGCCCCTTCAAGATTTACGCACAATCGATCTACTTTGGGGAGAACATAGTAAAGGACGCTTCGGCTTAATTCCCCAAAAGCGGATTTGGGAGCAGATTGGCGGTACAAAGAAGGCAGATTGGGATGCTTGGTGTCGCTTTGGAGAGCAAGTGGGATGGCGAGTTAACGGCACTTGGCTTTCTTATTCAAGTTTGAAATTTAGCGATAAAGCCCCAGAGGGACAATTTCCGTCCCTCTTGGTTTCTGATAGTTTTGCGTTGCGACATCAGGAATCTGTTGCAGCGTTGCTGTCGCGGAAAGATTGGTAA
- a CDS encoding DNA-binding protein: MPKSVSYHPYLISRLKDPSYAAVYLETHLEEKGPEPELLELALSNVAEALGERNMSEEEAKMHREKLSQLLSQRGSDAIYNLGNWLNALGLKLTVTVCDEAKDSLINSASGEELTV, translated from the coding sequence ATGCCTAAAAGTGTGAGCTACCATCCTTATCTTATTTCGCGTCTCAAAGATCCAAGTTATGCGGCTGTCTATCTAGAGACTCACTTGGAAGAAAAAGGCCCTGAACCGGAACTGCTGGAACTGGCACTTAGCAATGTAGCTGAGGCTCTTGGTGAAAGGAATATGTCTGAAGAGGAAGCTAAAATGCACCGGGAAAAACTTTCCCAGTTGTTGTCACAGCGGGGAAGCGATGCAATTTATAACCTGGGTAATTGGCTAAATGCTCTGGGTTTAAAACTAACTGTTACTGTTTGCGATGAGGCAAAAGATAGTCTCATTAATTCTGCCAGTGGCGAGGAATTAACGGTTTAG
- a CDS encoding MerR family transcriptional regulator, translated as MTEKMRIGELAQKASVTPRTIRYYEDLGLLGPSEREGKGFRYYTEVELARLRKIDALKGLGLSLEEIRSIIDLFFEEPTMLRGKQKLLEILHNHLQETDEKIEALSQFRTDLQANIARIEQYIEEVSSQ; from the coding sequence GTGACTGAAAAAATGCGAATCGGGGAGCTTGCCCAAAAAGCTAGCGTTACTCCTCGCACAATTCGCTACTACGAAGATCTAGGGCTACTTGGGCCAAGCGAACGTGAGGGCAAAGGCTTTCGCTACTACACTGAGGTTGAGCTAGCTAGACTCCGTAAAATTGATGCGCTCAAAGGGTTGGGACTGAGCCTAGAAGAAATTCGCAGCATTATCGACTTATTTTTTGAGGAGCCGACGATGTTACGGGGTAAGCAGAAATTGCTGGAAATTCTTCACAACCATCTTCAGGAGACTGATGAGAAGATCGAAGCCCTATCGCAGTTTCGCACAGACTTGCAAGCGAATATCGCCAGAATAGAGCAATACATCGAGGAGGTTAGCAGCCAGTAA
- the ndhL gene encoding NAD(P)H-quinone oxidoreductase subunit L, giving the protein MLVAGLYFALAGAYLVAVPLALYAYLQNRWYVASSFERGFMYFMVFFFFPGLLLFAPFLNYRPKKRQIQG; this is encoded by the coding sequence ATGCTAGTTGCCGGACTGTACTTCGCTTTGGCTGGAGCCTACCTCGTAGCAGTTCCCTTGGCGCTTTATGCCTACCTGCAAAATCGCTGGTACGTCGCTAGCTCATTTGAGCGCGGCTTTATGTACTTTATGGTTTTCTTCTTCTTCCCCGGTCTGCTGCTGTTCGCTCCTTTCCTGAATTATCGCCCCAAAAAGCGGCAAATTCAGGGGTAA
- a CDS encoding ATP-binding protein, whose protein sequence is MTLIQIPDTINSDLSLISGYTFNEPELSANDFVIVEDRASHRNYFGQVVGPQANLNRSALGPQDNATINAFEQLEQNNYTREVVVKEVYFYQVNLIKDITQDPPSSVRRRPQIGSIARQATEEEIIKYLNLPDADERYRIGQIIDTNIGIYINPRTLFYQSLIAGATGSGKTNSCANYIRAALQMDFAVIIYDHKPDYQHINRRNQDAINILNENGQTDQDTTWIEGVNADFYYLGEDSTAFQGTPIAIPASEFDPAVLAAVMYYPPNETNSREEFETLLEEFDDERHADQNGNELVIWTLGDFFQWVTSNQDPWQPPGHARERFKGPQAKTYTTMVSKMLRRNRRPAWVDGGLPIRPIANPNGTRGRRSSPSAAVFGQDRTPQPPQWFDPTNLLQSGRALVIRVGQAGGGRDYGLFLNYMLKRVYDLKEQRQITFPVLHHIDEAQDLFNGSKQFASAIGNVLSEGVRKGRSRQIAFTIAVQSAAQIPDDILNNLNTRIIHRHNRASEAQRALEKAADAQISMTKNFGPGEALVDLFGASAVVNARMRLSPFQLTTEELLQQQEQQAQEDIAQEDIEF, encoded by the coding sequence ATGACGCTAATTCAAATTCCTGACACAATTAATTCTGATTTAAGTTTAATATCTGGCTACACCTTTAACGAGCCAGAGTTATCAGCCAACGATTTCGTCATTGTTGAAGATCGCGCAAGTCACAGAAACTATTTTGGGCAAGTTGTTGGGCCACAGGCTAACTTAAATCGTTCGGCCCTTGGTCCACAAGATAATGCGACAATCAATGCTTTTGAGCAGTTAGAGCAGAATAACTACACTCGTGAAGTTGTAGTTAAGGAGGTTTATTTTTATCAGGTAAACCTGATTAAAGACATTACCCAAGACCCACCTAGTAGCGTTCGTCGGCGACCCCAAATTGGCTCTATTGCCAGACAAGCCACTGAAGAGGAGATCATCAAATACTTAAACTTGCCCGATGCTGATGAAAGATATCGAATTGGACAGATTATCGATACAAACATTGGCATTTATATCAATCCCCGAACTCTTTTCTATCAAAGCTTGATTGCTGGTGCAACTGGGAGCGGAAAAACTAATTCTTGTGCCAATTACATCCGCGCTGCATTACAAATGGATTTTGCGGTTATTATTTACGATCACAAGCCTGATTATCAGCATATTAATAGACGGAATCAGGATGCAATAAACATTTTAAATGAAAATGGTCAAACAGACCAAGATACAACCTGGATTGAAGGAGTTAATGCTGATTTTTACTACTTGGGAGAGGACTCAACTGCCTTTCAAGGTACTCCAATTGCTATTCCTGCTTCAGAATTCGATCCGGCAGTTCTGGCAGCAGTAATGTACTACCCTCCTAATGAAACTAACTCTCGTGAAGAATTCGAGACTTTATTAGAAGAATTTGACGACGAACGACACGCAGATCAAAATGGTAACGAGCTAGTAATTTGGACGCTCGGTGACTTTTTTCAATGGGTCACTAGCAACCAAGATCCTTGGCAGCCACCTGGGCACGCTAGAGAGCGGTTCAAAGGACCACAAGCAAAAACTTACACAACTATGGTGAGTAAAATGCTCCGCCGGAATCGTCGTCCGGCTTGGGTTGACGGTGGACTGCCAATCCGTCCAATAGCGAATCCTAACGGTACTAGAGGCAGAAGATCCAGTCCAAGTGCGGCTGTATTTGGTCAAGATCGAACCCCACAACCACCACAATGGTTCGATCCTACTAATCTATTACAATCTGGAAGAGCATTAGTTATCCGCGTGGGACAGGCAGGTGGAGGGCGTGACTATGGATTGTTCCTCAACTATATGCTTAAGCGAGTTTACGATCTCAAGGAGCAACGCCAGATTACTTTCCCAGTGCTGCACCATATTGATGAAGCTCAAGACCTCTTCAATGGAAGTAAGCAGTTTGCCTCTGCAATAGGTAATGTACTTAGCGAAGGAGTCCGTAAAGGCAGAAGCCGACAAATTGCTTTTACTATTGCTGTTCAAAGTGCTGCTCAGATACCTGATGACATATTGAATAATTTAAACACTCGCATTATTCATCGCCATAACCGAGCGAGTGAAGCGCAAAGAGCATTAGAGAAAGCCGCAGATGCCCAAATTTCCATGACTAAGAATTTTGGGCCTGGTGAGGCACTTGTCGATCTATTTGGTGCTTCAGCAGTAGTTAATGCCAGAATGCGTTTATCGCCTTTTCAGCTTACTACTGAGGAGTTGTTGCAGCAGCAAGAACAACAAGCCCAGGAAGACATAGCCCAGGAAGACATAGAATTCTAG
- a CDS encoding YqaE/Pmp3 family membrane protein encodes MKVVRLIAAIFLPPLGVFLTVGLGSAFWINILLTFLAYIPGIVHAIWVIAKHDKG; translated from the coding sequence ATGAAAGTAGTCCGACTCATTGCTGCCATTTTTTTACCCCCTTTGGGAGTCTTTTTGACAGTTGGTTTGGGTAGTGCTTTTTGGATCAATATACTGCTAACCTTTCTTGCCTATATCCCCGGCATTGTCCACGCTATTTGGGTAATTGCTAAACATGATAAAGGTTAA
- a CDS encoding RNA polymerase sigma factor — MDIPHFPESNHPLIKGLFHNSDADLLTLFQRSPEEGKYFTAIFCRYSPIVYTLIRHSARSPVQADYLFALTWRHIYYELGGLDLRNSPDPSASSFQNWLINMTAVCINQAELPPVESIHYSLQASPPPLWCYIEQALEQLPPILRLMVLMSQTFHWSETRIAAYLQAEGEAISPAAVKIKLVQGYHLLENALPDDIRAIYLPDDKSLRSEDSQEMDRASGVIPIL; from the coding sequence GTGGACATTCCTCATTTTCCTGAATCCAATCATCCGCTTATCAAAGGACTCTTTCATAACAGCGATGCAGACTTACTGACCCTGTTTCAGCGCTCTCCTGAAGAGGGTAAATACTTCACGGCGATTTTCTGTCGCTACAGTCCGATTGTTTATACATTAATCAGACATTCGGCGCGATCGCCCGTCCAAGCTGACTACCTTTTCGCTCTCACCTGGCGTCACATCTACTACGAACTTGGTGGCTTAGATCTGCGTAACAGTCCCGATCCGTCAGCGAGTTCCTTCCAAAACTGGCTGATCAACATGACGGCTGTTTGCATCAATCAAGCTGAACTGCCACCAGTAGAGTCTATTCACTACTCTTTGCAGGCTTCACCGCCGCCGTTGTGGTGTTACATCGAACAAGCCTTGGAACAACTGCCGCCCATTCTGCGCTTGATGGTTTTGATGTCGCAAACTTTCCACTGGAGCGAAACTCGAATTGCAGCTTATCTACAAGCCGAGGGTGAAGCAATTTCGCCAGCAGCGGTCAAAATCAAGCTCGTGCAAGGGTATCATCTGCTAGAAAATGCCTTGCCAGACGATATCCGGGCTATTTACCTACCCGACGATAAAAGTCTTAGGTCTGAAGATTCACAAGAAATGGATCGCGCCTCCGGTGTGATTCCCATCTTATAA
- the lysS gene encoding lysine--tRNA ligase: MSEDIRATRLEKVEQLKQLGMNPYAYRWESTHHAAELQEKYADLSSGEEVDVEVAIAGRILARRVFGKLAFFTLQDETGIIQIYLDKNKVQEGMADIDPNAFDHLKQLTDAGDILGVKGSIKRTEKGELSVYVSQYTILTKSLLPLPDKWHGLTDVEKRYRQRYVDLIVNPEVRQTFRRRAQITAGIRRYLDQQGFIEIETPVLQSEAGGADARPFITYHNTLEMDLYLRIATELHLKRLIVGGFEKVFELGRIFRNEGVSTRHNPEFTTIEIYQAYADYNDMMALTEALITTVAQEVLGTLQISYQGEDVDLTPPWRRVTMHDLVQEKTGLDVTQFQTVEEAIAAAHSVGVEGLHECKSIGHLLNELFEQKVEETLIQPTFVIDYPVEISPLAKPHRSKPGLVERFELFMVGRETANSFSELTDPIDQRQRLEAQAARKAAGDLEAQGVDEDFLTALEYGMPPTGGLGIGIDRLVMLLTDCASIRDAIAFPLLKSSSSFIKAFDYKAETQTLSVEFDNGSIYNYRDVPDGVYQCLKKAPSVGQFFNTYIKENYGFDRVV, from the coding sequence ATGTCAGAAGATATCCGCGCCACTAGGTTAGAAAAAGTCGAACAACTCAAGCAACTGGGAATGAATCCCTATGCCTATCGCTGGGAGTCCACCCATCACGCCGCCGAACTCCAGGAGAAATATGCCGACTTGTCCAGTGGTGAAGAAGTTGATGTGGAAGTGGCGATCGCTGGTCGCATTCTAGCCCGTCGCGTCTTCGGCAAACTGGCTTTCTTCACCCTGCAAGACGAAACTGGCATCATCCAAATCTACCTGGACAAAAATAAAGTCCAGGAAGGTATGGCAGACATTGACCCAAATGCTTTCGACCACCTGAAGCAACTCACCGATGCAGGGGATATCCTGGGCGTTAAGGGATCAATTAAGCGGACTGAAAAGGGCGAATTATCGGTCTACGTCAGCCAGTACACCATCCTCACTAAATCTCTGCTACCTTTACCCGATAAGTGGCACGGCCTCACTGATGTTGAAAAACGCTACAGGCAGCGCTATGTAGATCTGATTGTTAACCCAGAAGTGCGGCAAACTTTCCGACGCCGCGCCCAAATTACTGCTGGAATTCGCCGCTACCTTGACCAGCAAGGCTTTATTGAGATTGAGACGCCTGTTTTGCAGAGCGAAGCAGGTGGCGCTGACGCCCGTCCCTTCATCACGTACCACAATACGCTGGAGATGGATCTCTACCTGCGAATTGCTACAGAGTTGCATCTAAAGCGGCTGATTGTGGGTGGGTTTGAAAAGGTGTTTGAATTGGGGCGAATCTTCCGCAACGAAGGTGTTTCGACGCGCCACAATCCAGAATTCACCACAATTGAGATTTATCAAGCCTACGCCGATTACAACGATATGATGGCGCTGACTGAGGCGTTGATTACTACTGTTGCTCAAGAGGTGTTGGGGACTCTGCAAATTAGTTATCAAGGGGAGGATGTAGATCTGACTCCGCCTTGGCGTCGCGTGACGATGCATGATTTGGTGCAGGAGAAGACTGGATTAGATGTGACGCAGTTCCAAACAGTAGAAGAAGCGATCGCAGCCGCTCATTCTGTTGGCGTTGAGGGCTTGCACGAGTGTAAATCTATTGGGCATTTGCTCAATGAATTGTTTGAACAAAAGGTTGAAGAAACTCTGATTCAGCCTACGTTTGTTATCGATTATCCTGTCGAAATTTCTCCCCTTGCGAAGCCGCATCGTTCCAAGCCTGGGTTGGTAGAACGATTCGAGTTATTCATGGTTGGACGGGAAACGGCTAATAGTTTCTCTGAGTTAACCGATCCCATCGATCAGCGCCAACGCTTGGAGGCGCAAGCTGCGCGGAAGGCTGCTGGCGATCTGGAAGCGCAAGGCGTGGATGAAGACTTTTTGACGGCGTTGGAATATGGGATGCCGCCGACTGGTGGTTTGGGGATTGGGATAGACCGCTTGGTGATGTTGCTGACAGATTGCGCGAGCATTCGGGATGCGATCGCTTTCCCTCTACTCAAGAGTTCCAGCAGCTTTATTAAAGCTTTTGACTATAAAGCAGAAACTCAAACACTCAGCGTTGAATTCGACAATGGAAGTATCTACAACTATCGCGACGTACCTGATGGGGTATATCAGTGTTTGAAGAAGGCACCCTCAGTCGGTCAATTCTTTAATACCTATATTAAGGAAAACTACGGCTTCGACAGAGTAGTGTGA
- a CDS encoding DUF3007 family protein, producing MRRIDVLGIGIGVFVAGGVAYLVLQAAGMDNLEAGIWSQFLLVGGLVGWLLTYLFRVGTKNMTYNQQVKDYEDAVLQKRLEEMTPEELAKLQAEIEQEKQQATPPPTSKP from the coding sequence ATGAGACGAATTGACGTTTTAGGTATTGGCATCGGTGTCTTTGTCGCTGGTGGCGTAGCTTATCTGGTATTGCAAGCTGCTGGGATGGACAACCTAGAAGCTGGCATCTGGAGTCAGTTTTTGTTGGTTGGCGGGTTAGTCGGTTGGCTGCTAACCTACTTGTTCCGAGTCGGGACAAAAAATATGACCTACAACCAACAAGTCAAAGACTACGAAGATGCAGTTTTGCAGAAGCGGCTAGAAGAAATGACGCCGGAAGAACTGGCAAAGCTGCAAGCTGAAATTGAACAAGAAAAGCAACAGGCAACTCCCCCTCCCACCTCGAAACCCTAA